The following proteins are encoded in a genomic region of Oceanisphaera profunda:
- a CDS encoding electron transfer flavoprotein subunit alpha/FixB family protein yields MTCLLIAEHDNTQLNSATLHALTAATELGGEIDLLIMGDQCQAVAKAAAKFAVRTVLVADAPDYQHQLAEPCAALIESLAKNYLYIVAAATTTGKNLLPRVAALLDVGMVSEVLAIESPDTFRRPIYAGNAITTVQALDDIKLLTVRTTAFASADAGEHGTDSNSAEIKQLAAIEYSTRCHFVSEQLSQSARPELTSARVVISGGRGLGSKENFALLAQLADKLNAAIGATRAAVDAGFAANDMQVGQTGKIVAPELYIAVGLSGAIQHLAGMKESKVIVAINKDADAAIFEVADYGLVADLFEVLPELEKLL; encoded by the coding sequence ATGACCTGTTTGCTGATAGCCGAGCACGATAATACCCAGCTTAACTCCGCCACCTTGCATGCGCTCACTGCCGCCACTGAGTTGGGAGGTGAGATTGATCTACTGATCATGGGAGATCAATGCCAAGCGGTGGCTAAGGCGGCGGCCAAATTTGCGGTGCGCACTGTGCTAGTGGCGGACGCTCCTGATTATCAACATCAGTTAGCCGAGCCCTGCGCCGCGCTTATTGAATCTCTGGCAAAAAATTATCTTTATATAGTGGCTGCGGCGACCACCACCGGTAAAAACCTCTTGCCTAGGGTGGCGGCGTTATTGGATGTGGGCATGGTATCTGAAGTGCTGGCCATAGAATCCCCCGATACTTTTCGCCGACCTATTTATGCGGGCAACGCCATTACCACCGTGCAGGCGCTCGATGATATTAAGCTGCTTACGGTGCGTACTACGGCCTTTGCCTCAGCCGATGCCGGTGAGCATGGCACTGACAGCAATAGCGCCGAGATAAAACAACTGGCGGCAATCGAATACAGTACTCGTTGCCACTTTGTTAGCGAGCAACTCAGCCAAAGTGCCCGGCCCGAGCTAACGTCCGCGCGGGTGGTGATCTCGGGAGGGCGCGGCTTAGGCAGCAAAGAAAATTTTGCCTTGTTAGCGCAGCTTGCCGATAAATTAAACGCCGCTATTGGGGCCACGCGCGCGGCTGTGGATGCGGGCTTTGCTGCCAATGATATGCAGGTAGGACAAACCGGTAAAATAGTGGCACCTGAGCTGTATATCGCAGTAGGGCTGTCGGGCGCAATCCAGCATCTGGCCGGCATGAAAGAGTCCAAGGTGATAGTGGCCATCAACAAAGATGCAGACGCGGCCATTTTTGAAGTGGCGGATTACGGTTTAGTGGCGGATTTGTTCGAGGTGTTACCGGAGCTGGAAAAATTATTGTGA
- a CDS encoding electron transfer flavoprotein-ubiquinone oxidoreductase, producing MPREAMEFDVIIVGAGPAGLSAACRLMQADKQAGQTLNVCVLEKGAEVGAHILSGALLDTRALDELFPDWQARGAPIAMAVADEHFYMLSSEQGGIEVPHGVLPPPLLNPHSYIISLGNLCRWLARQAEQLGVTIFTGFAAQAPIYNEQGAVCGVVTGDLGVAADGSQKANYVPGIELRAPVTLFAEGSRGHIGKELITRFKLDEGKDTQHYALGIKELWQVAPERHQPGLVIHGSGWPLTQANGGFFMYHGEQQQVAVGLVVDLNYRNPWLDPFSELQRLKHHPLLSRYLYDGQRLSYGARTLTKGGLNALPRMTMPGAFLLGCDAGTLNGAKIKGIHTAMKSGMLAADAVLNAWPNSDASSGFSAGANSGLSSDVSSGLAQFQTKSSQHFNQIFTQSWVHQELADSKNFVLALHRFGPWLGGVVNYLNHNWFNAKLPFAAQDKTPDHASLALADSQPNIAYPKPDGQLSFDRLSSVYLANTQHEEDQPCHLILADPLLPLRDNLPLYQEPAQRYCPAGVYEVVSQEQELKFQINAANCIHCKACDIKDPAQNIHWTPPEGGSGPNYPNM from the coding sequence ATGCCAAGAGAAGCGATGGAGTTTGATGTGATCATAGTGGGCGCGGGTCCGGCCGGTTTATCGGCGGCGTGTCGCTTGATGCAAGCCGACAAACAAGCAGGTCAAACGCTTAACGTATGCGTGCTAGAAAAAGGTGCCGAGGTAGGTGCCCATATTTTATCCGGCGCCCTGCTCGACACCCGCGCCTTAGACGAATTATTCCCCGATTGGCAAGCGCGCGGTGCACCGATAGCAATGGCAGTAGCAGACGAGCACTTTTATATGCTGAGCAGCGAACAAGGCGGCATTGAGGTGCCTCACGGCGTGCTGCCTCCCCCCTTACTTAATCCGCATTCTTATATCATCAGCTTAGGTAACTTATGCCGCTGGTTGGCTCGCCAAGCCGAGCAATTAGGCGTGACTATTTTCACCGGCTTTGCGGCCCAAGCGCCTATTTATAATGAACAAGGTGCTGTGTGTGGCGTCGTTACTGGTGATTTAGGCGTAGCAGCGGATGGCAGCCAAAAGGCGAACTATGTGCCCGGCATTGAACTGCGTGCGCCGGTTACCTTATTTGCCGAGGGCAGCCGTGGCCATATTGGCAAAGAGCTAATTACGCGCTTTAAATTAGATGAAGGCAAAGACACCCAACATTATGCCTTAGGCATCAAAGAGTTGTGGCAAGTAGCCCCTGAGCGTCATCAACCGGGCTTAGTGATACACGGCAGTGGCTGGCCTTTGACTCAAGCAAACGGGGGCTTTTTTATGTATCACGGCGAGCAACAACAAGTGGCGGTAGGTTTGGTGGTCGACTTAAATTATCGCAACCCTTGGCTCGACCCTTTTTCAGAGCTGCAACGGCTGAAGCATCATCCGCTACTGTCGCGCTATTTATATGATGGCCAACGGCTCAGCTATGGCGCGCGCACCTTAACCAAGGGCGGATTGAATGCCTTGCCGCGCATGACTATGCCGGGGGCGTTCTTATTAGGCTGCGATGCGGGCACCTTGAATGGTGCCAAGATTAAGGGCATTCACACCGCCATGAAATCCGGCATGCTGGCCGCCGATGCCGTGCTGAACGCTTGGCCTAATTCTGATGCTAGCTCTGGTTTTAGTGCTGGTGCCAATTCTGGTTTGAGTTCTGATGTGAGCTCTGGTTTGGCGCAATTCCAAACCAAATCAAGCCAGCATTTTAATCAGATTTTTACCCAAAGCTGGGTGCATCAAGAACTCGCGGACAGCAAAAACTTTGTGCTCGCGCTGCATAGATTTGGCCCTTGGTTAGGCGGCGTGGTTAATTATCTAAATCACAACTGGTTTAATGCCAAGTTACCCTTTGCAGCGCAAGATAAAACGCCCGATCACGCGAGTTTGGCCTTGGCCGACAGCCAACCGAACATTGCATATCCCAAGCCAGACGGCCAACTGTCTTTCGATCGCCTGTCATCTGTGTATTTGGCTAATACTCAACATGAGGAGGATCAGCCCTGCCATTTGATATTAGCGGATCCATTGTTACCACTGCGGGATAACTTGCCGCTGTATCAGGAGCCCGCCCAGCGCTATTGCCCTGCCGGTGTCTACGAGGTCGTGAGCCAAGAACAGGAGCTGAAATTTCAGATAAACGCCGCCAACTGCATACATTGCAAGGCCTGTGATATTAAGGATCCTGCACAAAACATCCATTGGACGCCGCCCGAGGGCGGCTCAGGGCCTAATTATCCGAATATGTAA
- a CDS encoding enoyl-CoA hydratase/isomerase family protein: MSNASINSVLITEHTTLDGRRIGHLQLNAPASLNALTLDMITQLLAVLRRWQHDVNLVAVLLDGAGDKAFCAGGDVVSLYHAIREIEPTPDATLAPIPELAARFFEQEYRLDYLLHTFGKPVLCWGGGIVMGGGMGLFMASSHRIVTETSRLAMPEVTIALYPDVGGSWFLNHLPPGLGEFIALTGCTIKAPDAYWLGLGNRAIAAEKWGELLPALRLVANWQNPDVAVNEVLRKLEAASVAAFSDLPAPLQSHHPQIRQWLDKDNLQDKVAALLAVASDDPWYHQAQQNLAAGSPLAMAIIARQLARSRHSSLAEVFQTELALSVQLCRFREFAEGVRARLIDKDQQPDWTYNCLAEVDTALLDALFESPWAMSPLADLSRRFL, encoded by the coding sequence ATGAGCAATGCCTCAATAAATAGCGTCTTGATCACAGAGCACACCACCTTGGATGGGCGGCGTATTGGCCACCTACAATTGAATGCGCCGGCTAGCCTTAATGCCTTAACGCTGGACATGATCACGCAGCTGTTGGCGGTGCTCAGGCGCTGGCAGCACGACGTTAATCTGGTTGCCGTATTACTGGACGGCGCCGGTGACAAGGCGTTTTGTGCCGGTGGCGATGTGGTGAGCCTGTATCACGCGATTCGAGAGATTGAGCCGACCCCAGACGCTACGTTGGCGCCTATCCCAGAGCTGGCGGCGCGCTTTTTTGAGCAGGAATATCGACTCGATTACCTGCTGCATACTTTTGGCAAGCCGGTGCTGTGTTGGGGCGGCGGCATAGTGATGGGTGGGGGGATGGGGCTGTTTATGGCCAGCTCGCACCGCATAGTCACCGAGACCAGTCGGCTGGCGATGCCAGAGGTGACCATAGCGCTGTATCCGGATGTGGGTGGCAGCTGGTTTCTCAATCACTTACCGCCGGGGCTGGGGGAGTTTATTGCCCTCACCGGTTGCACCATCAAGGCTCCCGATGCTTATTGGCTGGGGCTGGGCAATAGAGCCATTGCCGCTGAAAAATGGGGCGAATTGCTGCCGGCCCTGCGGTTGGTCGCGAACTGGCAAAACCCCGACGTCGCGGTGAATGAGGTGTTGCGCAAGCTGGAGGCCGCGTCGGTGGCGGCGTTCTCCGACTTGCCAGCTCCGTTACAGTCACACCACCCACAAATTCGTCAGTGGCTGGATAAAGATAACCTGCAAGACAAGGTGGCAGCGTTACTCGCCGTTGCGAGTGACGACCCTTGGTATCACCAAGCCCAACAAAATCTGGCGGCAGGCAGTCCGCTGGCCATGGCGATCATCGCCAGGCAGTTAGCTCGCAGTCGACATAGCTCGCTGGCTGAGGTATTTCAAACGGAGCTGGCGTTGTCGGTGCAACTGTGCCGATTTCGAGAATTTGCCGAAGGAGTACGGGCGCGCTTGATCGACAAAGACCAGCAGCCTGACTGGACCTATAACTGCCTGGCCGAGGTAGACACGGCATTGCTGGACGCGCTATTCGAGTCGCCTTGGGCGATGAGCCCGCTGGCGGATTTGTCACGGAGGTTCCTATAA
- a CDS encoding SDR family NAD(P)-dependent oxidoreductase, translating to MDIKGKVVAITGAGRGLGQAMALHLASKGATLALIDNNEQALAKTGEMIAAKGMRVGVYLCDISDEQQVVQTFSHLVGELGGLQLLVNNAGLMQDALLVKLQDGKLMSKMSLSQWQSVLDVNLTGTFLCGREAAAHMAEHQQSGLIVNISSVARAGNRGQSNYSASKAGVAALVVCWAGELSRYGIRVAGIAPGAIATEMTAQMKPEAMARLTQRIPAGRLAEINELVHSLQYIIDNDYFHGRMLEMDGGLRL from the coding sequence ATGGACATCAAAGGCAAGGTGGTCGCCATTACTGGCGCGGGAAGAGGCTTGGGGCAGGCGATGGCGCTGCATTTGGCGTCGAAGGGCGCCACTTTGGCGCTGATTGATAACAACGAGCAGGCCTTGGCCAAAACCGGCGAAATGATTGCCGCTAAAGGGATGCGGGTGGGCGTATACCTGTGTGATATTAGTGATGAACAGCAGGTAGTACAAACCTTTAGCCATCTGGTAGGAGAGCTCGGCGGGCTGCAGCTACTGGTGAATAATGCCGGCCTGATGCAAGACGCGCTCTTGGTGAAGCTGCAAGACGGTAAATTGATGAGCAAGATGAGCTTGAGCCAGTGGCAGTCGGTGCTGGATGTGAACCTGACCGGTACCTTTCTGTGTGGCCGAGAAGCGGCGGCGCACATGGCCGAGCATCAGCAGAGTGGTTTAATCGTGAATATTTCATCAGTAGCGCGGGCGGGTAATCGGGGGCAAAGCAATTACTCAGCCAGCAAAGCCGGCGTGGCGGCACTGGTGGTGTGCTGGGCGGGTGAGTTAAGTCGCTATGGCATTCGGGTAGCGGGCATAGCGCCCGGTGCCATTGCCACCGAGATGACGGCACAAATGAAACCCGAGGCCATGGCGCGACTCACGCAGCGGATCCCCGCAGGGCGTCTGGCCGAGATTAATGAGTTGGTGCACAGCCTGCAATACATTATCGACAATGATTACTTTCATGGCCGGATGCTGGAAATGGACGGGGGTTTGAGGCTGTAG
- the tenA gene encoding thiaminase II, giving the protein MSFTFEDLKKDNLEPWTDYIQHDFVRQLGDGTLAPKAFRHYLKQDYLFLIQFGRAFALAAYKSPTLADLRHAKAGFDAIIDLELGLHIDYCQQWGISEQDLADLPEARATLAYTRYVLDTGNRGDLLDMHVALAPCLVGYAEVARWLIEQPETIRGDNNPYEAWLAMYESAEFQAAAQAERAWLNERLADVTPTRFKQLSRIFNDATRLEIDFWGMGLNQQM; this is encoded by the coding sequence ATGAGCTTTACCTTCGAAGATTTAAAAAAAGATAACCTTGAGCCTTGGACGGATTATATTCAGCACGATTTTGTGCGCCAGCTTGGCGACGGCACCTTGGCGCCGAAGGCATTTCGCCATTATTTAAAACAGGATTATCTGTTTTTAATTCAGTTTGGTCGTGCCTTTGCTCTGGCCGCTTATAAAAGCCCTACGCTTGCTGACCTGCGCCACGCCAAAGCCGGCTTCGATGCCATTATCGACTTAGAGCTTGGCCTGCATATCGACTACTGCCAGCAATGGGGCATCAGTGAGCAAGACTTGGCGGACTTACCCGAAGCTCGCGCCACACTGGCCTACACCCGTTATGTATTAGATACCGGTAATCGCGGCGACTTATTAGACATGCACGTAGCACTGGCTCCTTGCTTGGTAGGTTATGCGGAAGTGGCGCGCTGGTTGATTGAGCAGCCTGAAACCATTCGTGGCGATAACAATCCGTACGAAGCCTGGCTTGCCATGTACGAAAGTGCGGAGTTTCAAGCAGCGGCGCAAGCCGAACGCGCTTGGCTTAACGAACGTTTAGCGGATGTCACCCCCACTCGTTTTAAACAACTGAGCCGCATCTTTAACGATGCCACCCGCCTAGAAATCGACTTCTGGGGCATGGGATTGAATCAGCAGATGTAA
- a CDS encoding CTP synthase — protein MTTKYIFVTGGVVSSLGKGIAAASLAAILEARGLNVTIMKLDPYINVDPGTMSPTQHGEVFVTDDGAETDLDLGHYERFIRTKMTRRNNFTSGRVYADVLRKERRGDYLGATIQVIPHITNAIKDRVIAGAEGHDVAIVEVGGTVGDIESLPFLEALRQLAVQVGRENTLFMHLTLVPYLAAAGEVKTKPTQHSVKELLSIGIQPDILICRSDRVIPANERAKIALFCNVIEKAVISLKDVDSIYKIPALLRSQGLDELVVKRFQLDCPPSDLSEWEQVIYEEANPTGEVTIGMVGKYTELPDAYKSVNEALKHGGLKNRLTVNIKYIDSQDLETKGESLLEGLDAILVPGGFGPRGIEGKIMAARYARENRVPYLGICLGMQIALIEYARNVVGLEGAHSSEFDPESPFPVVGLITEWLDEEGVVEVRDEMSDLGGTMRLGAQLCHLEPGSKVHALYGSDTIYERHRHRYEVNNHLLPKIEAAGMQVTGRSADKKLVEIIENPDHPWFVAAQFHPEFTSTPRDGHGLFTGFIKAAGQYQQGELE, from the coding sequence ATGACAACTAAATATATTTTTGTTACTGGTGGGGTTGTGTCGTCCCTGGGTAAAGGCATTGCAGCCGCTTCCCTGGCCGCCATCCTCGAGGCTCGTGGTCTTAATGTGACCATCATGAAGCTGGATCCCTACATCAACGTAGACCCAGGTACCATGAGCCCGACTCAGCACGGTGAGGTATTTGTCACCGATGATGGCGCCGAAACCGACTTGGACTTAGGCCATTACGAGCGCTTTATTCGCACTAAGATGACGCGTCGTAATAACTTCACCTCCGGCCGCGTATACGCGGACGTGCTGCGCAAGGAACGACGCGGCGATTATCTGGGCGCCACCATTCAGGTGATCCCCCACATTACTAACGCCATTAAAGACCGCGTGATTGCCGGTGCCGAAGGGCATGATGTAGCTATCGTAGAAGTGGGTGGCACCGTGGGTGATATTGAGTCATTGCCGTTTTTGGAAGCTTTGCGTCAGCTCGCAGTGCAAGTAGGGCGTGAAAACACCCTGTTTATGCACCTGACCTTAGTGCCTTATTTGGCGGCGGCCGGTGAAGTGAAAACTAAACCGACTCAGCATTCGGTAAAAGAATTACTGTCGATTGGTATTCAGCCGGACATCTTGATTTGCCGTAGTGATCGTGTGATCCCAGCTAACGAGCGCGCTAAAATTGCCTTGTTCTGTAACGTGATCGAAAAAGCGGTTATTTCGCTGAAAGACGTGGATTCTATCTACAAAATCCCCGCGCTGCTGCGTTCTCAGGGCTTAGATGAATTGGTCGTGAAGCGTTTTCAGCTCGACTGCCCACCGTCAGACTTGTCTGAGTGGGAGCAGGTGATCTACGAAGAAGCGAATCCTACCGGCGAAGTAACCATCGGCATGGTCGGTAAATACACCGAGCTGCCCGATGCGTATAAGTCAGTGAACGAAGCGCTGAAGCACGGCGGTTTAAAAAATCGTCTCACGGTCAATATCAAATACATTGACTCCCAAGACCTTGAGACCAAAGGTGAGAGCCTGCTTGAAGGCCTAGATGCCATCTTGGTGCCCGGCGGCTTTGGCCCGCGCGGCATTGAAGGCAAGATCATGGCTGCCCGTTATGCCCGTGAGAATCGCGTGCCGTATTTAGGCATTTGCTTAGGCATGCAAATCGCCTTGATTGAATATGCGCGTAACGTGGTTGGCCTAGAAGGCGCACATTCGTCAGAATTTGATCCAGAGAGCCCGTTTCCAGTGGTCGGTTTGATCACCGAATGGCTGGATGAAGAAGGCGTAGTTGAAGTACGCGATGAAATGTCAGATCTCGGCGGCACCATGCGCTTGGGCGCTCAGTTGTGCCATTTAGAGCCCGGTTCTAAGGTGCACGCGCTCTATGGTTCAGATACTATCTATGAGCGTCATCGTCATCGCTATGAAGTGAATAATCATCTGCTGCCAAAAATTGAGGCGGCAGGTATGCAAGTAACGGGACGTTCGGCTGATAAGAAATTAGTCGAAATCATTGAAAATCCCGATCACCCTTGGTTTGTAGCGGCGCAATTCCACCCGGAATTCACCTCTACACCACGGGATGGACATGGCTTGTTTACCGGCTTTATCAAAGCGGCAGGCCAATATCAGCAGGGAGAGCTGGAATAA
- a CDS encoding electron transfer flavoprotein subunit beta/FixA family protein, with the protein MKVLVTIKRVIDYHVKIRVKADESAVELNNVKMAANPFCEIALEEAVRMKEAGWVSEIIAVSIGPAVAQEQLRTALALGADRALLISTEQTASSTDQTIEPLNVAKILAKLVKQEQPQLVLLGKQSIDTDNNQVGQMLAGLLNWPQATFASQLTLEGEQLTVTREIDGGLQTLLLELPAVVTTDLRLNQPRYASLPNIMKAKQKPLEILPISELAVVLKQHSQQLKVTAPAKRKAGIKVKDAAELVDKLKHDIKVIL; encoded by the coding sequence ATGAAAGTACTGGTTACGATAAAGAGGGTCATCGATTATCACGTTAAAATTCGTGTTAAAGCGGACGAAAGCGCCGTGGAGCTGAATAACGTCAAAATGGCGGCCAACCCATTTTGCGAGATTGCCCTTGAAGAAGCGGTGCGCATGAAAGAGGCAGGTTGGGTGTCGGAAATTATTGCCGTATCTATAGGGCCAGCAGTGGCACAAGAACAATTACGTACCGCGCTGGCGCTGGGGGCAGATAGGGCGCTCTTAATTAGTACTGAACAAACAGCGAGTAGCACCGACCAAACAATTGAGCCGCTTAATGTGGCCAAAATACTGGCTAAATTGGTGAAGCAAGAGCAGCCACAATTGGTATTACTCGGCAAGCAGTCGATAGATACGGACAATAACCAAGTCGGGCAAATGTTAGCCGGCTTGCTCAATTGGCCCCAAGCCACCTTTGCTTCACAGCTAACTTTAGAGGGGGAACAGCTAACGGTAACCCGCGAGATAGACGGCGGCTTGCAAACGCTATTGCTCGAATTGCCAGCAGTGGTAACCACAGACTTGCGGCTTAATCAGCCACGTTATGCCTCTTTACCCAATATAATGAAAGCCAAGCAAAAGCCGCTAGAAATACTGCCTATCAGTGAGCTAGCTGTGGTTTTAAAACAACACAGCCAACAGCTTAAAGTGACGGCGCCGGCCAAGCGCAAAGCGGGCATTAAGGTAAAAGATGCCGCCGAGCTGGTCGATAAACTCAAACACGACATTAAGGTGATCCTATGA
- the eno gene encoding phosphopyruvate hydratase gives MAKIVKIIGREVIDSRGNPTVEADVFLEGGFMGRAIAPSGASTGSREALELRDGDKSRFLGKGVQVAVTNINDPIAKALIGKDATQQADIDQIMLDLDGTDNKAKLGANAILAVSLAVAKAAALSKGVPLYAWIAELNGTPGKYSMPLPMMNIINGGEHADNNVDIQEFMIQPVGAKNIKEALRMGAEVFHSLAKVLKAKGLSTSVGDEGGFAPDLESNEAALVAIKAAVEQAGYVLGKDIVLAMDCAASEFYDKAKGNYNLSGEGKVFTANEFTHYLEDLTQRYPIVSIEDGLDESDWDGFAYQTKILGDKIQLVGDDLFVTNTKILQEGIDKGIANSILIKFNQIGTLTETLNSIQMAQKAGYTVVISHRSGETEDTTIADLAVGTCAGQIKTGSMSRSDRVAKYNQLIRIEEELGAKAPFHGLSEIKGQA, from the coding sequence ATGGCTAAGATTGTCAAAATTATCGGTCGTGAAGTTATTGATTCGCGTGGCAACCCAACCGTAGAAGCTGATGTATTTTTGGAAGGCGGTTTTATGGGGCGCGCTATCGCGCCATCCGGTGCTTCTACCGGTTCACGCGAAGCGTTAGAGCTGCGTGACGGTGATAAGTCACGTTTTTTAGGTAAAGGCGTGCAAGTTGCCGTTACCAACATCAATGACCCTATCGCCAAGGCGCTGATTGGCAAAGATGCCACTCAACAAGCCGACATCGACCAGATAATGCTCGACTTAGATGGCACAGACAATAAAGCAAAGCTTGGCGCAAACGCCATTCTGGCCGTGTCTCTGGCAGTAGCTAAAGCCGCTGCACTATCTAAAGGCGTGCCTTTGTACGCGTGGATTGCTGAGCTAAATGGCACCCCAGGTAAATACTCTATGCCACTGCCCATGATGAACATCATCAATGGCGGAGAGCACGCCGACAATAACGTCGACATTCAAGAGTTTATGATTCAACCCGTGGGCGCTAAGAACATCAAAGAAGCGCTGCGCATGGGTGCTGAAGTGTTCCACAGCTTGGCAAAAGTACTAAAAGCCAAAGGCCTGAGCACCTCAGTGGGTGACGAAGGTGGTTTTGCCCCAGATTTAGAGTCGAACGAAGCAGCATTAGTGGCAATTAAAGCAGCCGTTGAGCAAGCCGGTTACGTACTGGGTAAAGACATAGTGCTGGCGATGGACTGTGCTGCCTCTGAGTTTTACGACAAAGCCAAAGGCAACTACAACCTGAGCGGCGAAGGCAAAGTATTCACCGCCAATGAGTTCACTCATTATCTGGAAGACCTCACTCAGCGTTACCCAATCGTATCGATTGAAGATGGCTTAGATGAGTCTGACTGGGACGGTTTTGCTTACCAGACCAAAATACTGGGCGACAAGATCCAACTGGTAGGTGACGACTTGTTCGTAACCAACACCAAGATCTTGCAAGAAGGTATCGACAAAGGTATCGCCAACTCTATCTTGATTAAGTTCAACCAGATCGGCACCTTGACCGAAACTTTGAACTCGATTCAAATGGCACAAAAAGCCGGTTACACCGTGGTGATTTCCCATCGCTCAGGTGAAACTGAAGATACCACTATTGCCGATTTGGCAGTGGGTACTTGTGCAGGCCAAATTAAGACCGGCTCTATGAGCCGCTCGGATCGTGTTGCTAAATACAACCAACTGATCCGCATCGAAGAAGAGCTGGGTGCCAAAGCCCCGTTCCACGGTTTGTCTGAGATTAAAGGTCAGGCTTAA